One genomic region from Mastacembelus armatus chromosome 21, fMasArm1.2, whole genome shotgun sequence encodes:
- the LOC113123181 gene encoding olfactory receptor 6N2-like codes for MEEDLNVTYITFGGHVEVHKYRYLYFMVVLIVYILIICSNGTIVYLIWKHRDLHEPMYIFIAALLLNSVFHSTNIYPKLLIDFLSEQQIISYQACLVQFYMFYTLTDSEFLLLAAMSYDRYVSICKPLQYPTIMRKRTVSVFLALSWLVPACEVVGLTTLITNQKLCSFTVKVIFCNNSIYKLFCVSSRAVTVYGVFAVLNIVVLPVLFILFTYTRILIICYHSCGEVRRKAAQTCLPHLMVLFNYFFLVIYDVITVRLETDFPKTARLVMTLQLVVYNPLFNPIIYGLKMKEIYKHVKKLFCQGKTN; via the coding sequence aacatttggtgggcatgtggaggttcacaaatacagatacctttattttatggttgttttaatagtttatattctaataatctgcagtaatggtactattgtgtacctgatctggaaacacagagacctccatgagcctatgtacattttcattgcagctttgttactgaactctgtttttcacagcactaatatctacccaaagctactgattgactttttatctgaacaacagatcatatcttatcaggcctgtctggttcagttttatatgttttatactttaactgattcagagtttttactgttggcagccatgtcctatgacaggtatgtgtctatatgtaaacctctgcagtatccaactatcatgaggaaaagaacagTCAGTGTCTTTCTGGCATTATCTTGGCTTGTGCCTGCATGTGAGGTTGTGGGATTAACAACACTGATTACTAATCAAaaactctgtagttttactgtgaaagtcattttttgcaataactcaatttacaaacttttttgtgTGAGTTCCAGAGCTGTAACTGTTTATGGTGTCTTTGCTGTCCTAAATATtgttgttctccctgtgctcttcatactttttacatacaccaggatacttataatatgttatcacagctgtggagaagtcaggagaaaagctgcacagacctgtttacctcacctgatggttttattcaactatttcttTTTAGTAATATATGATGTTATTACTGTTCGACTGGAAACTGATTTCCCTAAAACTGCACGTTTAGTAATGACTTTACAGTTAGTTGTGTATAATCCTCTAtttaatccaattatatatggactaaaaatgaaagaaatttataaacacgtcaagaagttgttctgtcagggtaaaacaaactaa